The genomic interval GCCGCGGTCGCCAGAATCGAGACGCCAGTCGCCATCAGCATCAGCGCGAGAATCGAAGCCAGAACCTGGCCCATCGCCTTCAGCCGCCGGCGCAGCAACCGCGCCACGTGCGGCACGGCCTCCAGGACGTCGCAATCCTCGGCGGCGATCACGATCTGCAGCAGCAGGTAGACGAAGTTCACCAGCGTGACGGCGAGAATAAGCCCGAGCGAGGCCAGCGTCACGGCCAGCGGGCCGGCGAGGGTCGCCGTAGCCGGCGGGCCGAACACCAGCACCATGTAGCTCCCCGCCAGCAGCGCATAGGCCACCGTCAGCCCGATCCCCAGCCGCAGGTAGCGCGAAAACAGCGAGCGCACGCCGGTCGTAAAGCGTTCCACGTTGGATTGACTCGCCTGCTTCAACGACGACAGGCGCAACGGCGGCTGCTCGATGGGGCCCGCCACCCGGTCTCCGGCCAGCAGCACGGTCACGCTGCCGGCCTTGACCGCGAACATCAGCACCGAACCGCCGCACAACACCAGGCCGAGCGCCGCCAGGAACGCGGCCAGCGCAAACGGCTGCGCCAGCAGCACGCCAACCATGGTCGAAATGATCCGGCTCGGTTCAAGGCGGAGGAGCTCGAACGGATTCCCGCCGACGACCAGCGCCACCAGCACGAGGCCGCCGACGATGGGCACGGCGAGCAGGGTCTTGAACAAGGTGTCGGCCAGGAACTGGACGAGGACCACTTGCCAGTTGGCGGCGGTCACGAGGGCACCGCGCTTCAGGGCGAACTTCAACGAACCGGCTGTGCTGGACAGATCCACATTCTACAATGGCCGTGCCGATGGCCTTCCCTTCCTTCATTGCCCGGAGCGCCCAAAAGCTGGCCCTGGGCGGGGCCGTGGCGGCTTTGGCGATCTGGGTGGCGGCCGAGGTGGTCGAGCGCACCCAGCTCGGGCCCGACCTGGCCACCTCGCGGGCGCGCCTGCAGGCCGAGGTGTCGGGCCAGTTCGCCGCGCTCGGCCGCCGGCTCGACGCCGCAGTCAGCGCCGTCACGCTTGACGCCGAAACGATGGGGATCGCGCAGCAAGGCGACGCCGTCGCGACCCGCCGAGTGTTCGACCAGGCCGCCGCCGGCGTGAAGGTCTCGGGAGACGGGGTCGCGATCACGATCTATGGCGCGCGCAACCAGCCGCTGGGGTGGGTCGGCCGCTCTGAAGATATCCCTGACGCCCGCCTCACCGGCTCGGCGTCGCAGTTTCTCGCGCAGAGCACGCAAGGCCTGCAGCTGGTCCACGTCCAGCCGGTCGTGGACCCCGCCGACCCGGCGCGCCACCTCGGCGCCATCGTCGCCGGGGCACCCCTGTCGCCCGAGGGTCGCGCACCCATGGCCGGCCAGGACTTCTTGCTCGAGACGAGCATTGTGCCCGTGTCGCTGCGCCTCCAGGTCGAGGGCGCGGCCGATGCCGGACCCGATGCGTTCATCATCCGCACCCCGGCCGGCGAACCCCTGGCGGCGGTGCAACTGTCGGACGCGGATCTGGTGGCGTCACGGCAGCGCATTCGCGATCGCCGGAATGCGGCCGAGATCGCGCTGGCGGCTGTGCTGTTGCTGCTGTTCAGCGGGGCCCTGCTCGACTGGCGGCGCTCGACGCGGTCGCTGCGGCTCGCGGCCGCCCTGACGCTGGCCGTGGCCTTGCTAATCATCGGGGCGCGCGCGCTGCTGTGGATCGCCACACGGCGCGTCGGGCTGGCCGAGCCGGCGCTGGTGCCGGCCTCGCTATGGTCGACGACCTCCGGCGTGCTGCTGGCGTCGCCAGTGGACTTTTTGCTCACGGGACTGGCGGCGTTGGGCCTGATGGCGCTGGCGACGTCGACCTTCGCCTTGTGGCGCGTGGCCCATCGGCCCGGCATTGGCGTGGTTGTCGTCGATCGGCCGGTGCTCGCGTGGTTCTTTCTCGCGGTGCAGGTGATGGCCGGCGCCGCGGTGACCGCGCTGGTGGTGTCCTATGCGGCGTTCTTGCGGACGCACGTCTCGCAGGTGACGGTCGATATCCTGCGCTTCGCCATCGAGCCGCGCGACTGGGCCCGTCTGCTGGTGGTCGTCGGCCTGCTTGCCTTGAACGCCGCGGTCATTGGTACCGCCGTGCTGGTCCTGCGGGCCGCCTCGTCGCCGTGGGTGTTTGCGACCTCGCCCCGGGCATGGCGGTGGCGCGGAGGCGTGGCGTGGCTGGTGCCCGCCGCGATCCTGGCGTGGCCCGGGCTGACCGACACCTATGCCCCGCTCGCGCCGACGCTGCTGGCGATCCTGTTCACCGCCGCGGCGGCGCTGACCCTCCACCAGTTGGCGCCGGCGCTGCCGCGAGGGTCTCGCGCGCGCCGTCTGTTGGTCGCGCTGCTGGCGCTGGTGCTGCCCTCAGTGGTGCTGTATCCGTCCCTCGTCGACGCCGCCGAACGCGCGCGCCGTCAGCTCGTGGCCGAGCGCTACGCGCCGGAGGTGCTCAACCAACGCTCCGATCTGCGACTTAAGCTGTCGCAGGCGCTGGCTGAGATCGATCGCATCGAGGCGCTGGATGCGTTCGTCGAAGTGAGCGACGCGCCGCCAGTGGGGCCGCCCCCCACCGGTGCGGCGTTCCACGTGTGGTCGCAGACCAGCCTCGCCAGCCAGCGGCTGACGTCGAGCGTGGAGTTGCACAACCGCGACGGCGCCATGGTGAGCCGGTTCGCGCTGAACCTGCCAGATAACGCGCAGGGCCAGCCGTGGAACGAGACCTCGTGTGAATGGGAGATGCTCGAGGAGGTCTCGCCGTTTTTCTCCGAGGAGCGCCGGCTGCTGCATGCCGGCCGGGCGATCTGTGCCGCCGACGGCACGGGCCGTCGCGTGGTGGCCGGCTCGGTGGTGGTCCACTCGATGTTGGACTACTCGAACCTGTCGTTCATCACCGCGCAAAACCCCTACGCCGCGCTGATGCGATCGGGCCAGCCGGCCCCGGAACCGCGGCCGCGGGCCGAGGTCGAGATGTACGTCTACGGCTGGAGCCGGCGCGTGATGTACAGCTCGGTGGAGGCGCCGCCGCCGCTGACCGAGGATGTGTTTCGACGGGCCTACGAGTCCAGGGAGCCGTTCTGGACCACCATCACGCGCGGCTCCGCGCCGCTCGAGGTGTACGTGATGAGCGATCGCGCGGCCATCTACGTGCTGGGCACCGCCGACCCCACCGCCTTTGGCCACGTCGTCACCATCGCCGAACTGGTCGCGCTGGCGTTCGCCGTGTTCGTGCTGGTGCTGCTCGGTGCGGCGCTGGCGAACTTTCTGCTGTCGCGGGCGCCGGCGACCGGCCGGGCCCTGCTGGCCGAGGTGCGCGCCAGTTTCTACCAGAAGCTGTTCCTGGCGTTTGTGCTGTCGGCCGTGATCCCCGTGTTGGCGCTGGCCCTCGTGTCGCGCGCCTACATGGCGCAGCTGATGTTCGCCGACATTGAGAGCGAGGCCACCCGGCTGGCCAACGTCGCCAGCCGCGTGGTCGAGGACGTCGGCGTGCAGATCGGCCAGTCGGCCGTCGACGACAACATCATCGTGTGGCTGAGCCGCGTGATCGCGCAGGACGTCAACATCTTCGAAGGCGCCGAACTGCTGGCGTCGAGCGAGCGCGACCTGTTTGCCTCGGGCCTGCTGCCGACGCGCACGCCGGATGAAGTGTTTCGCGCCATCCTGCTCGATGGCCAGCCGTCGTTCGTCGGCCGCGAGATGGCCGGCGGCCTCGAGTACCTGACGGCCGCCACGCCGGTCAGGATTCCGGGCGGACGGCAGGCGGTCCTGACGGTGCCCCTTACCTCGCGGCAGCAGGAAACGCAGGCGCAGATCGAGGAGCTCGATCGCCGCGTGTTGCTCGCCGCGGTGTTGTTCATCATGCTGGGCGCCGGCATCGGTTACTACATGGCGGAACGCATTGCCGATCCGGTCAACCGGCTGATGCGCGCGACGCGGCGCATCGCCAGGGGCGATCTCGACGCGCGGGTGCTGGCGACATCGGCTGACGAACTGCGGCGGCTGGTGGAAGCGTTCAACCAGATGGCCGCCGATCTGCAGCGCCAGCGGCAGGAACTGGAACGGACCAACCGGCTGGCGGCGTGGGCCGACATGGCGCGGCAGGTGGCGCACGACATCAAGAACCCGCTGACGCCAATCCAGTTGAATGCCGAGCACCTGCGACGAGTCCACCTGGACCAGGGCAAGCCCCTGGGCAGCGTGATCGACGACTGCGTCGGCAACATCCTGGGCCAGGTCCGGTTGCTGCGGCAGCTCTCGTCCGAGTTCTCGAGCTTTGCGTCGGCGCCAGAGCCGAACCCGGTGGCGACCAACCTCTCTGAGTTGGTGGCCGAGATTATCGATCCGTACCGCTCAGGCCTGGCGGGACGCGTGACCATTGAGACGCACGTGCCGGCGCAACTGCCGCCGCTGCGCGTGGACCGCATGCTGGTGGGCCGCGCCCTGACCAACGTGATCGAGAACGCGCTGCACGCCATGCCCGGTGGCGGCGAACTGACGATTGCCGCCGCCCTCGCGCCAGACCGGATGGCGCAGCTGCGCATCACCGACACCGGCATCGGGATGGACGCCGACGCGCTGGCGCGGATCTTCGAACCGTATTTCTCGACGAAGGCAATCGGGACGGGCCTCGGCCTGACGATTGCCAAGCGCAACACCGAGGCGAACGGCGGGACGATCCGCGTGGACTCAGAACGCGGCCGCGGCACCAGCGTCACGCTCACGCTGCCGCTCGCCTGACGGACGTGGCGTGCTACAAGCCTAATGTCGAGAACTCGCGTGAGCCTCGAAATACCGTGGCGATTTCCACGGCACTCGGGCCACGCCGATAGACGATGCGGAAGCTGCCAGAGACGACTTCGCGAAGATCTGGCGACTGTCGTTCGGGCACGATACGTCCAGAATCTGGAAACTGTCGAAGGCGCTCAACGGCGGTGACTAGACGACGGACAGTCAGATCCGCCCAGGCTGGCGAGTCGGCCTCAATGAAGGTGCGAATCTCTTCGAGGTCGGCGACCGACCGCGGAGACCAGATGATATCGGTCACAGGCCAAGACGGCGCTTGACCTCTTCGTGGGGAATACCTTCGCCCCGGTCGAGTTGCCCCAGTCCCTCCTCGATTTTCGCAAGAAACACGAGGCGTTCGATCGCGTCATCAACTGAGGCATCCTCGGGCAGTTCACGAATCGCCTCGATCATCCGCTCGCGCGTTATGCGGTGTGCCATCAGGCCGATTCTACTCCTGTTAGCCCTTAGGGACAGCCTCGACCAGCAGCCCAACGGCGCGGCGCGTGGCCGGGCCGGCGGCTGGTCCGCCTTTGTAGTGGCCCAGCCGCACGATCGCCAATTGGTGCGATGGAATGATCAGCACCTGCTGGCCGCCCACGCCGGACATGAAATACATGTCCCTGGGCGCGGGCCAGGCACCGTCACCGTTCACCCAGAACAGCCCACCGTACTGCGGGCGATTGTCCGCGACCCACGCCGGCGCAAGCGTGCCGACGAACCTCGCATACCCTTCGGGGAGGATCCGCTCGCCATTCCAGACGCCATCCTGCAGGTAGAGGTTTGCGATCCGCGCCCAGTCGCGTCCTGACGCGGACTCGTACCCGTGCGTGAGGAAGTTGCCGTACGGATCCGTGTCGAGGACGAAGGTCCGAATCCCCAGTTTGTCGAAGAGTGCGCGCTGTGGCCACGAGTGATAATCCTCGCCGCGCTGTTCAACCGCCATTCGCACCAGATAGTTGGTCAAGACCGGGTCGGTATTGCGGTAGCGGCCCACGGTTGCGGGCGGCCACTGCTGCGGCCGCGTCGCGGCGTACTTGAACGAATCAATCGAGCCAGTGTAGTAGTAGAGGTGATCAGGGTACGGGCCGCTTGCGTCGTAGTCCGGGTCCTGTGGCGCGAGGATGCGCAGGCCGCTCGACATATTCAGGATGTCGCGGATGCGGATCTTCTGCCGCGGATCGCCGGCCGCTTGCCACTCGGGAATCGGCGCCGGCTGGTCGAGCGTGTAGACGCCCTGCTTGATGAGGATCCCCATCAGGGTGCCGCTCAGGCTTTTGCCCATCGACCAGCTCTCGAGCGCGGTCGTCGGCGTGATGTTCTCGCCATAACGCTCGGCGATGATCCGACCCTGGTAGGTGACGACGAAGGCACCGGTCATGGCCGCCGGGTCGAATGCAGCCGCGACTGCCTCTTGCACTTTGGCCATGTCCACGCCCACGGGCGCCGGACCGGCCGGCACCAGGTCGCCCATGGGCCACGGCGTAGTCTTCGGGTCGGACCCCTTCGGGGTGACGATGGATGGCGTGAAGAAGACGTCGGTCTTCCCAATCGGCAGTGTCACGCACCCCTGGCTGGCGACGTGCTTCGCCACCCGAACCGTCCCGTTCGGCATCGTCACCTCGACGGTCTGCGCCTGGCGATCGATCTTCGGTGTTCCGAGCGTGGCGCGCACTTCATAGGGCGCCGTGAAGTAGCCGACGTTCTCCGCGGCAAAGGCCGGGTCGAGCCCGGTGACAAAGACCGCAGTGCACATGATCTTTGCGTAGCCCGATGCGTCGTGCGCGACCCTCTCGCCAGGTGGCGGCACGTATGTGGTGGGCAATTCGAGAGATTTGCCGCGGGCGAGCACCGCCCGCCTGGCGGCCTCCCGGTCCTGAGCCCCGAGCCCGACGGCGACGAGTCCGAAGACGAGAACACTGGCGGCGAGTGCTGACCTGGTCATGCCGCAGGACTATACCCCGAAGCCAATCGGCCACGAGGGCGTACTAGGGATGGCTCCGATTTTCGCCTGTGACGCGGGCCGCGTGGCTCTGCGGCGCTTCGGGTTGCGCCGGCTCGGCACTTCGGCCCTTGAGTTTGCTCATCAACGTCCCGACGAAGCCCGAAGCGAAGTACGAGTACGCGATGACGATCAGCACTTGGTGCGGATAGGTGATCAGCAGACCGATGAAGGCCGCAAACACCAGGAGCAGGCGGTAGCCGCCGGGCATGCCCAAGTCAAAGGTCTTGAAGCTCTGGAATTTGATGGTGCTGATCATCAGCAGCGCCGGCACCGTCAGCATCACCATGCCCAGCCACGCCCATGGCTTGGCCGCCAGGCCCTCTGGGAAATAGAAGATGGTGGCCGCCACCAGGCCGGCCGCGGCCGGGCTCGGCAAGCCAATGAAGTAGCGCTTGTCGGTGTTGGTCTGGATGTTGAACCGTGCGAGTCGCAGCGCCGCCGCGGTCAGGTAGACGAAGCCCACGGCCCAGCCCAGGCGGCCGAGGGGCACCAGGCCCCACTGAAACGCCAACACCGCCGGCGCCATGCCGAACGAGATCAAGTCAGCGAGCGAGTCGAGCTGAACGCCGAAGTCGCTGGTGGTGCCGGTCATGCGGGCAATGCGGCCGTCGAGCATGTCGAGGACCACGGCCACGCCGATGAACGGCGCGGCGGTCGCAAACTCTCCGCGCATGGCGTGCACGACGCACGCCCAGCCGCAGAACAGGTTGGCGAGGGTGAACAGGCTGGGCAGCAGCGACACGCCGCGGCGCAACGCGCGTCGATCGTGGCCGCCGCGATTGAAGGCGTGCAGCTTCAGGGGGGATCCGTGCCGCGATTCCACTTTACGACTCCAGCGTTGCGATCGTTGTCTCACCGGCGACGACCTTCTCGCCCACTTTCACGCGAATCGTCGCCGAAAGCGGCAGAAACAAATCCATGCGTGAACCGAACTTCATGACGCCGTAGCGTTGACCGGCCGCGACGCGGTCGCCCACCTGCAAGCGGCAGACAATGCGCCGCGCCAGCACCCCGACAATTTGCCGCGCGACGATTGGACCGCCCGGACGATCGAACCAGACCTCGGTCCATTCGTTCAACTGCCCGGCTTCCTTGCGAAAGGCCGGCAGGAACTGGCCGGGATGGTATTCCACGCGCGTCACGATCCCGGCCACCGGGGTCCGGTTGACGTGCACGTCGAGCGGCGACAGGAACATGCTGACCACCTGCCACTCGCCCTGCGGCGCCCCGGGCCAGACGCGCTCGCCTGCCGCCATGATCCGGGCATCGGCCGGCGAGACCACCAGGTTATCGGCCGTGGGGACGTTACGGTTGGGGTCGCGGAAGAAAAAGACGAAAAAGGCGGCAAGGATGAGAAAGGGCACTGACCACGAACGCCCGAACCACAGGCCTGCGAGGAGCGCCACCAGCAAGGCCGCGCCAATGAAGGGCAGGCCGGCCCGATCGATAAACATCCTCTTGATAATAAGACGCCGGGCGGGTTTTCCCGAAACTATCGGAACGCCGCCCGGCGTCGAGGGTCTTAGACCGACAGCGGGTGCGCGGTCGTGCCGTGTTGCCGCAGGATGGCTTCCATGCGGTCTTTAAGATGAAGTTTGCGTTTTTTGAGACTGATCTCTTCGACTTGCTCTTGGTCCGACAGGTAGACCTTGCTTTCGAGTTCGTGCAGGCGATCGTCGAGTGTGTGGTGCGTGAAGGCCAACTCGCGATATTCCGGGTTGGTCTCGAGGAGCCGATGTTTCAAGTCCTCAGCCATCTTCTCCGCCTCCCTTCCGGGGTCGGTGCGGGAACGCTGCCGCCCCTATGAACTGGACTCTACCACCACGGAAATACGATTAAAAGGGCACCAGGTGTCTTTCTTTATCTCGCGACGTGGCCAACCAGCACCAGGGCATCCTCTACCGGCTTGGTGTAATAGTCTCGCCGCACCCCAACCTCGACAAAGCCGGCCTTGGCATACAGCCGCAGCGCCGGGGTATTCGACCGGCGGACCTCCAGGGTGGCGCGTTCGACACCCATCCCTGCCGCCTCAGCCATGACCGCGGTCAGCAACCGCGTGGCCAGCCCCTGGCCGCGGCTATCGGGCCTGACCGCCAGGTTGTTGATGTGAATTTGATCGGCCACCCGCCAAAAGGCGCAGAACGCGGCCACCGGACACGCCTCCGTGCGCAACAGGTAGATGTGGCACACCTCGGGGCGCTTCAACTCTTCCTCGTACCAGTCGCGCGTGGTCGGGTTGTTGAACGAGGCGTCCTCGATGGCGAGCACCTCGTCCAGGTCGGCGGCGGTCGCCAGCCGCTCGACGATCATGGTTGCTCCCGCCGCTCGCGCTCGATTTCGACATCCGGACGGCGCACGTAGATGGGCGTGAGCTGGTGTGGCAATCCCGCCTCGCCGCGCGCGGCGCGCATGCCGGCCAGGCGCGCCAGTGCCGGCGCCAGTGGCGGTGGCGTGCGCGTGGTCCACTGCCCCGCCCCGGCCGCGGCAATCAGCGCGGCATCGCGCGAGGTGGCGTCGCCAATGAAGACCGCGGCGCGGCCCTCGAGGTGCACCCGCCATGCCAGCAGCACGGCCGCGGGGTCACCGGCGAGCGGTGACTCGAGCGTGCGCCCGGTGGTGGGGTCGAGCAGCATGGCGAAGACCTCGCCGCGTTGCGCATCCATCCACGGCGCCACCAGGTCCGCGCCCTCCACCTCCGCGGCCAGTGCGTCCAGGGCTGAAATGCCGATGACGGCCCGGTTGAGCGTCATGGCCAGGCCCTGCATCACGGCGAGGCCAATGCGCAGGCCGGTAAAGGCGCCGGGGCCGGTGGCGACCGCCAGCAGGCCGATGTCGCCGCGCTGCAGGCCGGCCTGATCCAGCGCGGCCTCGATCTCGCCGGGCAGGCGCTCGCTGTGCGAACGGGTGGCATCGCCCGGCACGAGCGCCAGAAGCTCCGCGTCGCGGGTCACAGCCACGCTGCCGCCGCGCGTGCTGGTATCCAGGGCGAGAATGAACATCGGGTCCCATGGAGTGTAGCTCGGTCGCCCAGAAGGGCCGTTGCGAAGCCACGGCCTCAAAGTGCTGGCTGAGCAAGTTGACCGGCCGATCAAACCAAGTTGAGACGCTCCATTGAGGCTGCTGCCATCGTATACTCGACCACACGCCTTTTTCGAACCGCGACCGTGTCCCAACCACCATCTCACGTATCCGCGGTGCCGCCTACCGGTGCGCAGCTGACGCCGGCCATGCGGCAGTACTTCGATGCCAAGCGCCAGTACCGGCATGCCCTGGTGTTCTTCCGCATGGGCGATTTCTACGAGATGTTCTACGAGGACGCCCTGGTCGCCTCGCGGGCGCTCGACTTGACGCTGACGTCGCGGTCGAAAGACTCCGCTGGCACGCCCGTGCCCATGTGCGGCCTGCCGTACCATGCCGCCGACGGTTACATCGCGCGGCTGGTGAAGAAGGGCTACAGCGTCGCGATCTGCGAGCAGATTGAGGACCCGAAGAAGGCCAAGGGCGTGGTCAAGCGCGATGTCGTGCGCGTGGTCTCACCTGGCACGCTCACTGATTCGGCCTACCTCGAGGCGCGCGAGCCCGCCTTCCTGATGTCGATCGTCGCCATAAAGACTGCTGCCGGGCATCCGGCGGAGTACGGCGTGGCGCTGGTTGACCTGTCGACCGGCGAGTTCGACGTCGCCGAGTACTCCGGTCCGGATGGCCTCGCCTCGTTACGCGCCGAAGTCGCGGTGCTGCGGCCTCGCGAGATCGTCGTCTCCTCGGGCGCCGATGCGCGGGCGTTGCTGCCAGAGATTGACCAGCAGGCGGTGCCGGTCACCGAGATCGACGGCTGGCATTTCGAGCTGGAATCGGCGCGGCAGACGCTGATCGAGCAACTGCGCGTCGGTGGTCTCGAGGGCTTCGGCCTCGAACGCCGGCAGGCGGCGGTGTGTGCCGGCGGCGCGCTGGTCCGTTATCTGCGCGACACCCAGAAGGCCGACCTGGCCCACGTGCGTTCCGTGCGGTTGCGCCAGGCGGTTGACGGACTGTTGATCGATCCGACCACCTTGAAGCATCTGGAAGTGGTCGAATCCATGGAAGGCGGCCGCGCCGGCTCGCTGCTGGACGAGATCGATCGCACCGTCACGCCGATGGGCGGCCGGCTGTTGCGCGGCTGGCTGCTGCGGCCGCTCACGGCGCTCGAACCGATCCGCGACCGGCTCGACGCGGTCGAGGAGCTGGCCGTCAGAACCACCGAGCGCGGCAAGCTGCGCGAAACGCTCAAATCCATTCTCGACATGGAGCGGCTGGTCTCGCGGATCGCGCTGTCAACCGCCAGCCCGCGCGACCTGGTCGCGCTCGGCCGCTCCCTGGCGGCGGTCCCCCGTCTCGCGTTGATGCTGACGGAATGCCGTGCGCCGCTCGTGCGGAGCCTCGTCGGCGAGCTCGACGACTTGAGCGATGTGCGCCAGTGGGTCGAGGCCGCGATCATGGACGAACCGCCGGCGCTCGCTCGCGAAGGCGGCTTCGTGCGCGACGGGTTCGACCCGGTCGTCGACGAGTTACGCACCATCAGCCGTTCCGGCAAGCAGGTGATTGCCGAAATGGAAGAGGGCGAGCGCACCCGCACCGGCATCAGTTCGCTCAAGGTCCGCTTCAACCGTGTGTTCGGGTACTACATTGAAATCACCAAGTCGAACCTGGGTTCGGTACCGGCCGACTACATCCGCAAGCAGACCATTGCCGGCGGCGAACGTTACATCACGCCGGCGCTGAAAGAGTACGAAGAGAAGATCCTCGGCGCCGACGAGCGGATCGTGACGCGCGAGCTGGAGATCTTCGAGACGCTGCGGCAGCGCGTGGCAGCCGAAGCGCCGCGCGTGCTCGACACCGCCCGCGCGGTGGCCGGCCTCGACGTGCTGTCGGCGCTGGCCGAAACGGCCACCGTCTGCAACTACACCAAGCCCCACGTCCACGATGGCGACGAGATGGTGGCAGTTGACGTGCGGCATCCGGTGGTCGAACGGCTGGCCGCCGGCGCCTTTGTGCCGAACGACATCACGTTGAACGGCACGACGCATCAACTCGTGATCCTGACCGGCCCGAACATGGGCGGCAAGTCCACCTACCTGCGGCAGGTCGCCCTGCTCTGCCTGATGGCGCAGACCGGTTCATTCGTTCCGGCGCGCGAGGCCAAGCTGGCGTTAATCGACCGCCTGTACGCCCGGGTCGGCGCCTCAGACAACATTGCCCGGGGCCAGTCCACGTTCATGGTGGAAATGCAGGAGACGTCGCACATCCTGAGCGGCGCCACGTCGAAGAGCCTCGTGGTGCTCGACGAGATTGGCCGCGGCACCGCGACTTTCGACGGCCTCAGCATCGCCTGGGCGGTGGCCGAGTTCATGGCGACCAACGAGCGCGCGCGGCCCAAGACCCTGTTTGCAACCCACTACCACGAGCTCACCGACCTGGCCGACGCCATGCCTGGGGTCGTGAACGCGCACGTCACGGCGCGCGAGTGGAAAGACGACATCATCTTCCTGCACAAGATCCTGCCGGGACGCTCGGATCGCAGTTACGGCATCCAGGTCGCGCGACTGGCCGGCCTGCCGGCCACGGTGATTGCGCGTGCCCGCGACATCCTGGCCTCGCTCGAACACGACGAACTGGCGCGCGGCGGCAAGCCGTCGCTGAGCGGCGTGCCGGTCGTGCCCCAGCAGCAACTCGGGCTGTTCCAGGCAACCTCGCCGGCCGACGAGAAGCTGCGCGAACGGCTCCGCGAGGTCGACATCAATCGCACGACGCCGATCGATGCGCTCCAAATTCTGCAAGACCTGAAGAAGTCCCTCGACGACTAGCCGGTGATGAATGCCTTGCACGGAAGCACGGAAGCACGGAACCACGAAGCTCTCTCGGTCATGAGAGGCCGAAGTCTCGTGGTTCGGTGTTTCCGTGTTGCCATGTGGAGCATTGGCAGCATCACACTCGCCGCGCTGCTGTCAGCCTGCACGCCGGCGCCGCCGGCCAACCGCATCGTCACGCTCGCCGTGCTCAGCTCGCCGAACAGCCTCGATCCGCGCGTGGGCTCTGACGAAACCTCGCAGCGCGCTCACCAGCTGCTGTACGACAATCTGCTCGCACTCGATGAGCAGCTCAAGGTCACGGGCGGCCTGGCGTCGAGCTGGCAGCAGGTCGATCCCCTTACCTACGACGTGGTCCTGCGGCAGGGCGTGCTGTTTCACGACGGCCACGAACTAACGGCCGAGGACGTGGTCTACACCTTCAGCTCGTTCATCGATCCCGCGTTCATCTCGCCCCGCAGGGGCGCCTATCGGGTGCTCGACAAGGTGACGGCGCTCGATCGCTACACGGCCCGTTTCTCGTTGAAGGAGCCGTTTGGGTCGTTTCCCATCCAACTAGTAATGCCGGTTGTGCCGAAGGACGCGGGCCCGGGACTGCGGGACCGCCCGGTCGGCACTGGGCCGTACCAGTTCGTCAGCTTTGCCGTTGACGACAACCTGGAGCTCGCCGCCTTCCCGCAGTACTTCCGCGGCGCGCCGGCCAACGACGGCGTGGTGCTGAAGGTCGTGCCCGACGAGATCATGCGGGCGCTCGAACTGCGCAAGGGCACGGTGGACCTGGTGGTGAACGACCTGTCGCCGGATGTGGTCCACCAGCTGGCGACCGACCCGGGCATGTCGGTGGCTGAGTCCCCCGGCACCGATTACGCCTACGTCGGCTTCAACATGCGCGATCCCGTCTTGAGCGATCGCCGGGTTCGACACGCCATTGGCTATGCGATCGATCGCCAGGCCATCGTCGATCACTTGCGCCGCGGACTGGCGACCCCGGCCATCGGCATCCTGCCGCCGGTGTCGTGGGCGTTCGAGCCGAACGTGTTCCAGTTCACGCACGATGTCGCGAAGGCGAAGGTGCTGCTGGACGAGGCCGGCTATCCTGACCCCGACGGCGACGGCCCGGCGCCGCGCCTGCGGTTGACGCTCAAGGTCTCGACCAACGAGTTCATCCGGCTGCAGGCCGCGGTGATCCAGCAGGACCTGAAG from Acidobacteriota bacterium carries:
- the pssA gene encoding CDP-diacylglycerol--serine O-phosphatidyltransferase, translated to MESRHGSPLKLHAFNRGGHDRRALRRGVSLLPSLFTLANLFCGWACVVHAMRGEFATAAPFIGVAVVLDMLDGRIARMTGTTSDFGVQLDSLADLISFGMAPAVLAFQWGLVPLGRLGWAVGFVYLTAAALRLARFNIQTNTDKRYFIGLPSPAAAGLVAATIFYFPEGLAAKPWAWLGMVMLTVPALLMISTIKFQSFKTFDLGMPGGYRLLLVFAAFIGLLITYPHQVLIVIAYSYFASGFVGTLMSKLKGRSAEPAQPEAPQSHAARVTGENRSHP
- a CDS encoding serine hydrolase, whose protein sequence is MTRSALAASVLVFGLVAVGLGAQDREAARRAVLARGKSLELPTTYVPPPGERVAHDASGYAKIMCTAVFVTGLDPAFAAENVGYFTAPYEVRATLGTPKIDRQAQTVEVTMPNGTVRVAKHVASQGCVTLPIGKTDVFFTPSIVTPKGSDPKTTPWPMGDLVPAGPAPVGVDMAKVQEAVAAAFDPAAMTGAFVVTYQGRIIAERYGENITPTTALESWSMGKSLSGTLMGILIKQGVYTLDQPAPIPEWQAAGDPRQKIRIRDILNMSSGLRILAPQDPDYDASGPYPDHLYYYTGSIDSFKYAATRPQQWPPATVGRYRNTDPVLTNYLVRMAVEQRGEDYHSWPQRALFDKLGIRTFVLDTDPYGNFLTHGYESASGRDWARIANLYLQDGVWNGERILPEGYARFVGTLAPAWVADNRPQYGGLFWVNGDGAWPAPRDMYFMSGVGGQQVLIIPSHQLAIVRLGHYKGGPAAGPATRRAVGLLVEAVPKG
- a CDS encoding HAMP domain-containing sensor histidine kinase; the protein is MAFPSFIARSAQKLALGGAVAALAIWVAAEVVERTQLGPDLATSRARLQAEVSGQFAALGRRLDAAVSAVTLDAETMGIAQQGDAVATRRVFDQAAAGVKVSGDGVAITIYGARNQPLGWVGRSEDIPDARLTGSASQFLAQSTQGLQLVHVQPVVDPADPARHLGAIVAGAPLSPEGRAPMAGQDFLLETSIVPVSLRLQVEGAADAGPDAFIIRTPAGEPLAAVQLSDADLVASRQRIRDRRNAAEIALAAVLLLLFSGALLDWRRSTRSLRLAAALTLAVALLIIGARALLWIATRRVGLAEPALVPASLWSTTSGVLLASPVDFLLTGLAALGLMALATSTFALWRVAHRPGIGVVVVDRPVLAWFFLAVQVMAGAAVTALVVSYAAFLRTHVSQVTVDILRFAIEPRDWARLLVVVGLLALNAAVIGTAVLVLRAASSPWVFATSPRAWRWRGGVAWLVPAAILAWPGLTDTYAPLAPTLLAILFTAAAALTLHQLAPALPRGSRARRLLVALLALVLPSVVLYPSLVDAAERARRQLVAERYAPEVLNQRSDLRLKLSQALAEIDRIEALDAFVEVSDAPPVGPPPTGAAFHVWSQTSLASQRLTSSVELHNRDGAMVSRFALNLPDNAQGQPWNETSCEWEMLEEVSPFFSEERRLLHAGRAICAADGTGRRVVAGSVVVHSMLDYSNLSFITAQNPYAALMRSGQPAPEPRPRAEVEMYVYGWSRRVMYSSVEAPPPLTEDVFRRAYESREPFWTTITRGSAPLEVYVMSDRAAIYVLGTADPTAFGHVVTIAELVALAFAVFVLVLLGAALANFLLSRAPATGRALLAEVRASFYQKLFLAFVLSAVIPVLALALVSRAYMAQLMFADIESEATRLANVASRVVEDVGVQIGQSAVDDNIIVWLSRVIAQDVNIFEGAELLASSERDLFASGLLPTRTPDEVFRAILLDGQPSFVGREMAGGLEYLTAATPVRIPGGRQAVLTVPLTSRQQETQAQIEELDRRVLLAAVLFIMLGAGIGYYMAERIADPVNRLMRATRRIARGDLDARVLATSADELRRLVEAFNQMAADLQRQRQELERTNRLAAWADMARQVAHDIKNPLTPIQLNAEHLRRVHLDQGKPLGSVIDDCVGNILGQVRLLRQLSSEFSSFASAPEPNPVATNLSELVAEIIDPYRSGLAGRVTIETHVPAQLPPLRVDRMLVGRALTNVIENALHAMPGGGELTIAAALAPDRMAQLRITDTGIGMDADALARIFEPYFSTKAIGTGLGLTIAKRNTEANGGTIRVDSERGRGTSVTLTLPLA